One window of Anaerolineales bacterium genomic DNA carries:
- a CDS encoding glycosyltransferase family 39 protein: MDSGFTFWYIFLRMNTLEPFVSRWKTHMLFTAILLIGIFARVWEFASLPPGLNVDEASIGVEAYYLYKFGMDRFGLSYPVHFISWGSGQNSLYAYLLMPFVALKGIDAFAVRLPMMLAGILSLPLVFIAGKKLFNEKFALLAMFFMAVSPWHIVNSRWAVESNIMPFLFLAGFTTLTLADKKNLWVYVSIFFFALCLYAYGTAYVGVPVFLLLTVPYLLKLNRLTVTQVIIGAVVFILLAFPIGLFIAVNTFKLETMHLGVITIPRLPVEARYETMAAVFGETPFAAIAGNARIMFDLLWTQSDAFPWNFVEPFGYFYKVTFPLVLIGLFLAFFIKENRPGRWLIAAWMLASIIIGLVHPVNLTRLNIIFTPILLCIALLFLDLEPRLPRIIPAAVVLFSIAFLYFNRAYHSEDYRKVTSALFNEGIVPAIDYAADKSDSLICLTDEHYSLYIYVLLAQKYHPSEYVTDLEWIDPADPADPARKLVALKNFRFTPEACLSDPKAAYILTLRESPPNPGIGYKEKKFVKFVVHLPK; the protein is encoded by the coding sequence TTGGACTCCGGTTTCACGTTCTGGTATATTTTCCTGCGGATGAATACGCTCGAGCCTTTCGTCTCCCGCTGGAAAACCCACATGCTCTTCACCGCCATCCTGCTGATTGGCATCTTCGCCCGCGTCTGGGAGTTCGCCTCCCTGCCCCCCGGCTTGAACGTGGACGAAGCCTCCATCGGCGTGGAAGCGTACTACCTTTATAAATTCGGCATGGATCGGTTCGGACTTTCCTATCCCGTCCATTTCATTTCATGGGGCAGCGGACAAAATTCGCTGTATGCGTATTTGCTGATGCCCTTCGTGGCATTGAAGGGGATCGACGCCTTTGCAGTGCGCCTGCCGATGATGCTGGCGGGAATCCTCTCCCTGCCGCTGGTTTTCATCGCCGGGAAAAAATTATTCAATGAGAAATTCGCGCTGCTGGCGATGTTCTTCATGGCGGTCTCGCCCTGGCACATCGTCAATTCAAGATGGGCGGTCGAGTCGAACATCATGCCGTTTCTTTTTCTGGCGGGCTTTACCACACTCACACTGGCGGACAAAAAAAACTTGTGGGTTTACGTTTCGATATTTTTCTTTGCACTTTGTCTTTACGCGTACGGCACGGCATATGTCGGCGTGCCGGTTTTTCTTTTGCTGACCGTCCCCTACCTGCTCAAACTCAACCGATTGACGGTCACTCAGGTCATCATCGGCGCGGTCGTTTTCATTTTGCTCGCCTTCCCCATTGGGCTGTTCATCGCCGTCAACACCTTCAAACTCGAGACCATGCATTTGGGCGTCATCACCATTCCGCGCCTGCCTGTCGAAGCCCGATACGAAACGATGGCGGCGGTTTTTGGCGAAACCCCCTTTGCGGCGATAGCAGGAAATGCAAGGATCATGTTCGACCTGTTATGGACTCAGTCCGATGCCTTCCCCTGGAACTTCGTCGAGCCGTTCGGATATTTCTACAAAGTTACATTCCCTCTCGTCCTCATCGGTCTGTTCCTCGCTTTCTTCATCAAGGAGAATCGTCCCGGGCGCTGGCTGATCGCCGCATGGATGCTCGCCTCGATCATTATTGGGCTGGTCCATCCCGTCAACCTGACGCGACTCAACATCATCTTCACTCCCATCCTGTTATGCATCGCGCTTCTTTTTCTGGACCTCGAACCGCGCCTGCCCAGGATCATTCCCGCCGCTGTTGTCCTGTTTTCCATCGCTTTCCTATACTTCAACCGTGCCTATCACAGTGAAGATTATCGCAAGGTTACAAGCGCGTTATTTAACGAAGGCATCGTTCCCGCCATAGATTACGCCGCCGATAAAAGTGACTCCCTCATCTGTCTCACCGACGAACATTATTCACTTTACATCTATGTGCTGCTGGCACAAAAATATCATCCGTCTGAATATGTGACCGACCTGGAATGGATCGATCCCGCCGATCCCGCCGACCCTGCGCGGAAGTTGGTCGCGCTGAAAAATTTCCGCTTTACGCCGGAAGCCTGCCTGAGCGACCCCAAGGCGGCCTACATCCTCACCCTAAGGGAATCCCCGCCCAACCCCGGTATCGGATACAAGGAAAAGAAATTCGTCAAGTTCGTGGTGCATCTGCCAAAATGA
- a CDS encoding P1 family peptidase, translated as MKKLRNSITDVPGIEVGHAQNKRALTGCTVILCRKGAVAGVDVRGGAPGTRETDLLSPGNLVQQVHAVLLSGGSAFGLDAASGVMRYLEENQIGFQTREAFVPIVPSAILYDLDLGDSKIRPDAKMGYQACLNASRDETTEGVAGAGTGASVGKMLGKSQAMKSGIGGASVHIGRGVVVGALAAVNALGDVYDPKTGEIAAGIRGEKKTMELMRLLSFNRAPKQNTVIGVVAVNAGFTKADMTRIAQMAHDGMARAIRPVHTQYDGDTIFALATGGKKADLSVVGAFAAEVFAEAIVRAVRASVSTGGLPGLAGKEKNQ; from the coding sequence ATGAAAAAACTCCGCAATTCAATCACAGACGTGCCCGGCATCGAAGTGGGACATGCGCAGAATAAAAGGGCGCTGACCGGCTGCACCGTGATCCTGTGCCGCAAGGGGGCTGTCGCCGGTGTGGATGTGCGCGGCGGCGCGCCCGGTACACGTGAAACGGATTTGTTGAGTCCGGGCAATCTGGTTCAACAGGTTCATGCTGTATTATTGTCAGGCGGTTCCGCGTTTGGGCTGGATGCGGCATCGGGGGTGATGCGCTATCTCGAGGAGAATCAGATCGGGTTCCAGACTCGCGAGGCGTTCGTTCCCATCGTGCCATCCGCGATTTTGTACGATCTTGATCTGGGCGATTCCAAAATCCGCCCGGATGCGAAGATGGGATATCAGGCGTGCCTGAATGCGTCGCGGGATGAAACGACCGAGGGTGTGGCGGGGGCGGGAACGGGTGCGAGCGTTGGCAAAATGCTTGGAAAGAGTCAAGCGATGAAGTCGGGGATTGGAGGCGCGAGCGTTCACATCGGCAGGGGGGTTGTTGTGGGCGCGCTTGCCGCGGTCAATGCGTTGGGAGATGTGTACGATCCGAAGACGGGTGAAATTGCAGCCGGAATACGCGGTGAAAAAAAGACGATGGAGTTGATGAGGCTGCTTTCATTCAATCGTGCGCCGAAACAAAACACCGTGATCGGCGTCGTTGCGGTGAACGCAGGTTTTACAAAGGCTGATATGACGCGCATTGCGCAAATGGCGCATGATGGAATGGCGCGGGCGATCCGACCCGTGCATACGCAATATGACGGCGATACGATCTTTGCGCTTGCCACAGGCGGTAAAAAAGCCGATCTTTCCGTCGTTGGCGCATTTGCCGCGGAGGTTTTTGCGGAGGCGATCGTCCGCGCAGTGCGGGCATCGGTTTCGACAGGGGGCTTGCCAGGGCTGGCTGGCAAAGAGAAAAATCAATGA
- a CDS encoding AI-2E family transporter, with translation MEPTSKPTSPVWGTNTKLVIALTIVVVIGALLVKFQFIITPLVMAFLLSYLFHPVADLLQRKLRFSWNASVGVIFLFIIILLLGLLTLGGVGLVQQIQSLVVIVQDALRTLPQLIEKISGQVYQFGPFRFDFSALDLSDLSQQVFGMIQPLLSRTGTLLGTVAGSAANFLGWTLFVLLVSYFTLIESRGLRDQIITVEIPGYNQDFARLSRELGRIWNAFLRGQIIIFFMAVAIYSIVLSVLGVSYAIGLAFLAGLARFVPYVGPAVNWTLLVIVAYFQQYSLFHLPDLTYTFIVLIVALIIDQIFDNIVNPRIMSSALKVHPAAVLVAAIIAANLFGILGVVVAAPILATAALLWNYVMRKMFDLDPFPEKEATQPAPPPGSRIMVAIRRFFRDRKFGAKK, from the coding sequence ATGGAACCGACCTCCAAACCGACTTCGCCTGTCTGGGGCACAAACACCAAACTCGTCATCGCGCTGACCATCGTGGTCGTAATCGGCGCGTTACTGGTCAAATTCCAGTTCATCATCACACCACTGGTGATGGCATTCCTTCTTTCCTATCTTTTCCACCCCGTTGCGGACCTTTTACAGCGCAAACTGCGCTTTTCGTGGAACGCCTCGGTGGGCGTAATCTTCCTGTTTATCATCATCCTTTTGCTGGGTCTGCTCACGCTGGGCGGTGTGGGATTGGTGCAACAAATCCAAAGTCTTGTAGTCATCGTGCAGGATGCGCTGCGTACCCTGCCGCAATTGATCGAAAAAATCTCTGGCCAGGTGTATCAATTCGGTCCCTTCAGATTTGATTTCAGCGCCCTGGACTTGAGCGACCTGAGCCAGCAGGTTTTCGGCATGATACAGCCCCTGCTCAGCCGTACGGGCACCTTGCTTGGCACAGTGGCGGGAAGCGCCGCAAATTTTCTCGGCTGGACGTTATTCGTCCTGCTTGTTTCCTACTTTACACTCATCGAAAGCCGCGGTTTGCGCGACCAGATCATTACGGTTGAAATCCCCGGATACAACCAGGATTTTGCCCGCCTCAGCCGCGAACTGGGCCGCATTTGGAACGCCTTCCTTCGCGGGCAGATCATCATCTTCTTTATGGCGGTGGCCATTTATTCGATCGTCCTTAGCGTGCTTGGTGTAAGCTATGCCATTGGTCTTGCATTCCTTGCCGGGCTGGCGCGCTTCGTTCCTTATGTAGGCCCGGCGGTCAACTGGACATTACTTGTCATCGTCGCTTATTTTCAACAATATTCCCTCTTTCATCTTCCGGACCTGACATATACCTTCATCGTCCTTATCGTCGCGCTGATCATAGATCAGATATTCGATAACATCGTCAATCCGCGCATCATGTCGAGCGCATTGAAGGTGCATCCCGCTGCCGTGCTCGTGGCCGCCATCATTGCCGCGAACCTTTTCGGCATCCTTGGGGTCGTCGTTGCCGCGCCCATTCTTGCCACGGCTGCGCTGCTTTGGAATTATGTCATGCGCAAGATGTTCGACCTGGATCCATTCCCGGAAAAAGAAGCAACTCAACCGGCGCCGCCTCCCGGCTCGCGGATCATGGTCGCAATCCGCCGCTTCTTCCGGGACCGGAAATTTGGCGCAAAAAAATAA
- a CDS encoding FHA domain-containing protein: MAQFQFVMRSGPTPGVTFPLDGDQLTIGRDSTNGVAINDAEISRKHARLMFQGGKYVLEDLGSTNGTFVNGQRLAGPVVLKPGDVVSLGEQIVLMYDAIAGDAGATVAVSRKAVQPSPPAYSAPQQSYSAPPPAYSAPPAAKKTNMMPIFIGVGVLLFLCVCGGFFWWVDATYRWCTFFPFISGC, encoded by the coding sequence ATGGCACAATTTCAATTCGTCATGCGTTCGGGACCCACGCCGGGAGTCACCTTTCCGCTGGATGGAGACCAGCTCACCATTGGGCGCGATTCGACCAACGGTGTCGCGATCAACGATGCGGAAATTTCCCGCAAACATGCGCGCCTCATGTTCCAGGGCGGTAAATATGTGCTGGAAGATCTCGGCTCGACCAACGGCACGTTCGTCAATGGGCAGCGCCTTGCGGGCCCGGTCGTGCTCAAGCCAGGTGATGTTGTTTCACTCGGTGAACAGATCGTCCTGATGTATGATGCCATCGCCGGTGATGCTGGAGCGACGGTGGCCGTCTCTCGCAAAGCAGTCCAACCTTCGCCCCCGGCATATTCCGCTCCCCAGCAATCATACTCAGCACCTCCTCCTGCCTATTCTGCGCCCCCCGCAGCCAAGAAGACCAACATGATGCCGATTTTCATTGGCGTCGGCGTGTTGTTGTTCCTCTGTGTATGCGGCGGCTTTTTCTGGTGGGTGGACGCAACCTACCGTTGGTGCACCTTCTTCCCCTTCATTTCGGGTTGTTAG
- a CDS encoding GAF domain-containing protein: MAEIKTERLDSYRRLIDISRDLASTLDLDILLSRIVHAAAEISGAEAASILLYDDASRQLYFQVSTNMDESTRRGITVPLDGSIAGWIVTNRKPVRITDAHEDKRFYSNVEAITGLSTQSLLGIPLITKNKIVGVLEALNKHRGKFTETDESLLLVLGAQAAVAIENTRLFQQSDLISEFVHELRTPLSSLSTATYLLLRPEMSQDQRDQIIQNIHNETMRLNALASSFLDLARLESGRVQYRKTVFSLADLMYECKDIMATKAVEDNIHLRVESPEGLPLVDADRDKIKQVFLNLLSNSIKYNRPNGSVLLRAEMRENEIMIVIQDTGIGIPDEALPHLFQKFYRVREHETRASGTGLGLSICKQIVQGHGGRIEVKSKMGVGTVFMLYLPRSTKTIPRDLVAESSLRKVKK, from the coding sequence ATGGCTGAAATCAAAACGGAAAGATTGGATAGTTACCGCCGCCTGATCGACATCTCGCGCGATCTCGCTTCGACCCTCGACCTGGACATCCTGCTCAGCCGGATCGTTCATGCCGCAGCTGAGATCAGCGGCGCGGAGGCGGCTTCGATCCTGTTGTACGATGATGCTTCGCGGCAACTGTATTTCCAGGTTTCCACCAACATGGATGAATCCACGCGGCGCGGAATCACCGTCCCGCTCGATGGGAGCATTGCCGGGTGGATCGTGACCAACCGCAAACCGGTGCGCATCACCGACGCTCACGAAGACAAACGTTTTTATTCGAATGTGGAAGCGATCACGGGGTTGTCCACGCAGTCCCTGCTTGGCATTCCGCTGATCACCAAGAACAAGATCGTCGGCGTGCTGGAGGCATTGAACAAGCACCGGGGGAAGTTCACCGAGACGGATGAGTCCCTGCTTTTGGTGTTGGGTGCGCAGGCGGCCGTGGCGATAGAAAACACGCGCCTCTTCCAGCAATCCGACTTGATCTCCGAGTTCGTGCATGAACTACGCACGCCGCTTTCTTCTCTCAGCACCGCCACATATTTATTGCTGCGCCCGGAGATGTCGCAAGACCAGCGCGATCAGATCATCCAGAACATCCATAACGAGACCATGCGGCTAAACGCGCTGGCTTCTTCCTTCCTCGACCTGGCGCGCTTGGAGTCGGGTCGCGTGCAATACCGCAAAACCGTATTCAGCCTGGCGGACCTGATGTACGAGTGCAAGGACATCATGGCGACCAAGGCAGTGGAAGACAACATCCACCTGCGGGTCGAATCGCCGGAGGGTTTGCCGCTTGTGGATGCCGACCGCGACAAGATTAAACAGGTCTTCCTGAATCTGTTGAGCAATTCCATCAAGTACAACCGCCCCAACGGGAGCGTCCTTTTGCGCGCCGAGATGCGTGAGAACGAGATCATGATCGTGATCCAGGATACCGGTATCGGCATCCCGGACGAAGCGCTCCCGCATCTTTTCCAAAAGTTCTACCGCGTGCGTGAACACGAAACCCGCGCCTCGGGTACAGGCCTGGGGTTATCCATCTGTAAACAGATCGTGCAGGGACATGGCGGACGGATCGAGGTCAAAAGCAAAATGGGAGTCGGAACCGTTTTTATGCTCTATCTACCCCGCTCGACCAAAACCATTCCACGCGATCTCGTCGCAGAGTCGTCGCTCAGGAAAGTGAAGAAATAG
- a CDS encoding NAD-dependent deacylase yields the protein MTPLSPQTRTNIDYAADLIRQSKHAVILTGAGISTPSGIPDFRSTGTGLWSRDEPLEVASLSAFRTKPGQFFEWFRPLARQMFDAKPNSAHTALAELETRGYIKAIITQNIDTLHQKSGSKIVIEMHGTMETLTCTQCYHRVQAESYIGRFVECGEIPRCPKCAQVLKPDVILFGEQLPQAAWFMAQREARACDLMLVAGSSLEVLPVAGLPMQALDRGAHLIVINNMSTYINVRADVVILDDVATILPAIAERVLNG from the coding sequence ATGACCCCGCTTTCTCCCCAGACCCGGACGAACATCGATTATGCCGCGGATCTTATTCGCCAATCCAAACACGCTGTCATCCTGACCGGAGCGGGGATATCCACACCGTCGGGGATTCCCGATTTTCGCTCCACGGGGACAGGTTTATGGTCGCGCGATGAACCGCTGGAAGTGGCATCCCTCAGCGCGTTTCGCACAAAGCCGGGTCAGTTCTTTGAATGGTTCCGTCCGCTGGCACGTCAAATGTTCGATGCCAAACCGAATTCAGCGCACACAGCCCTGGCAGAACTTGAGACGCGCGGATATATCAAAGCCATCATCACCCAAAATATCGACACCCTTCATCAAAAATCCGGTTCGAAAATTGTCATTGAAATGCACGGCACCATGGAAACACTGACATGCACACAGTGTTATCATCGAGTGCAGGCAGAATCATACATCGGGCGTTTCGTGGAATGTGGCGAGATTCCCCGCTGCCCGAAATGCGCGCAAGTGCTCAAACCGGACGTGATCCTGTTCGGTGAACAGCTGCCGCAGGCTGCGTGGTTCATGGCGCAGCGCGAGGCGCGTGCCTGCGACCTGATGCTGGTGGCGGGCTCCTCACTCGAGGTGCTCCCGGTGGCGGGTTTGCCCATGCAGGCGCTCGACCGCGGAGCCCATTTGATCGTCATCAATAACATGTCCACGTATATCAACGTCCGCGCGGATGTTGTCATCCTCGATGATGTCGCCACGATCCTGCCAGCGATCGCAGAAAGAGTCTTGAATGGCTGA
- a CDS encoding response regulator — MSEKILVIDDDVDTLRLVGLMLQRQQYQVSAASNGTQGLEKALDERPDLILLDVMMPDMDGFEVTRRLRKNPATASIPILMFTAKTQLDDKVTGFEVGADDYLTKPTHPTELLSHVKALLSRATPKGADEVEPPTREKDGYLIGVISARAGLGVSTVAINIAAGLQRHSKSEVIVAELTPGQGTLGMDLGLPPQNGLSEILRGTAAEVTREKVKSSLVEHSSGVKLLVASENPREVDLVAKVENLNTLALRLSTLARFVVLDLGSGLPSSAQKLLTLCAERIIVMEGTPNSIRHTKLLLDEFSVINVNPKTVSVILNNRQRSEAQIPLKRSQEQLGHPILAGLTPMPELFLQSLRTQTPAVIAQPTNMVSQEFIKIADGILQREKAR, encoded by the coding sequence ATGTCTGAAAAAATCCTGGTGATAGATGATGACGTAGATACCCTGCGGCTGGTGGGGCTGATGCTCCAGCGACAGCAGTATCAGGTCAGCGCTGCTTCGAACGGTACGCAGGGGCTGGAGAAAGCGCTTGATGAAAGGCCGGATTTAATTCTCCTTGATGTGATGATGCCGGATATGGACGGATTCGAAGTCACCCGCCGCTTGCGAAAAAATCCCGCCACTGCTTCCATCCCGATTCTCATGTTCACTGCGAAGACCCAGTTGGACGATAAAGTAACAGGATTCGAGGTTGGCGCGGACGACTACCTGACCAAACCCACGCACCCCACTGAACTCCTCTCCCATGTGAAAGCCCTGCTGTCGCGCGCCACGCCGAAGGGTGCCGATGAGGTTGAACCTCCCACCAGGGAAAAGGATGGATACCTGATCGGTGTCATTTCTGCCCGCGCTGGGTTGGGAGTTTCCACTGTTGCGATCAACATCGCTGCAGGTCTTCAGAGGCATTCCAAGTCGGAAGTAATCGTTGCTGAATTGACGCCGGGGCAGGGAACGCTGGGCATGGATTTGGGGCTTCCGCCTCAAAACGGATTGTCGGAGATTCTGCGGGGTACGGCAGCGGAGGTGACCCGCGAGAAAGTGAAAAGCTCACTAGTGGAGCACAGTTCGGGCGTGAAGTTACTTGTCGCTTCTGAAAATCCGCGCGAAGTGGACCTGGTTGCAAAGGTCGAAAACCTCAATACGCTTGCCCTGCGTTTGTCGACGCTTGCCCGCTTCGTTGTTTTGGATTTGGGCTCGGGATTGCCGTCATCCGCTCAGAAGCTGCTGACATTGTGCGCGGAACGGATTATCGTCATGGAGGGAACCCCCAATTCCATCCGTCACACAAAACTGCTGCTGGATGAATTCAGCGTCATAAATGTGAATCCAAAAACCGTGTCGGTCATTTTGAACAATCGTCAACGATCGGAGGCGCAAATTCCTTTAAAACGGTCCCAGGAGCAATTGGGTCATCCCATCCTGGCGGGACTCACTCCAATGCCGGAACTATTTCTTCAGTCCTTGCGCACCCAAACGCCGGCCGTGATCGCGCAACCGACGAACATGGTCTCACAGGAATTCATCAAGATCGCGGACGGGATTCTCCAGCGCGAAAAGGCGCGATGA
- the dnaK gene encoding molecular chaperone DnaK, with protein MGKIIGIDLGTTNSVVAVMEGGSPTVITTAEGGRLCPSVVAFNKNGERMVGQTAKRQAVVNPDNTIYSIKRFIGRHYEETANERSMVPFQVIKGSSDDVRVKVPVNGREYSPQEISAMVLGKLKADAEAYLGEPVTQAVITVPAYFNDSQRQATKDAGKIAGLEVLRIINEPTASALAYGLDKKKNETILVFDLGGGTFDVSILEVGEGVIEVKATNGDTHLGGDDWDQRITNWAADEFKKDQGIDLRNDRQALQRLREAAEKAKIELSTVMETEINLPYITADATGPKHLQLKLSRSKFEQMTEDLLQRCRHPFEAALKDAGLSPDKLDEVVLVGGSTRMPMVADLVRKLTQKDPNKGVNPDEVVAVGAAIQGGVLGGEVKDILLLDVTPLSLGVETMGSVMTVMIERNTTIPVRKTEVYSTAADNQTAVDIHVLQGERPMAQDNMSLGRFRLDGIPPAPRGVPQIEVTFDIDANGILHVTAKDKATGKEQKVTITASTNLNKNDIDRMVQEARQNEAADKKRREVIQVKNDADNLTYQIEKALRELGDKVPSAEKASIETKVNELKQAAQGEDVERIKKLTEDLQHTFHALSQQMYAQGQGGQPQPEGGPSSPHDGNVVDGEVKE; from the coding sequence ATGGGTAAAATCATAGGCATCGATCTCGGCACGACCAACAGTGTTGTGGCTGTCATGGAAGGCGGCTCCCCCACTGTCATCACCACTGCTGAGGGCGGACGACTATGCCCGTCGGTTGTGGCGTTCAATAAGAACGGCGAGCGCATGGTCGGGCAGACCGCCAAACGCCAGGCGGTCGTCAACCCGGATAATACTATCTATTCCATCAAGCGTTTTATCGGACGGCATTACGAAGAGACCGCTAATGAACGCAGCATGGTTCCATTTCAAGTCATCAAGGGATCGTCGGACGATGTGCGTGTGAAGGTCCCCGTCAATGGCAGGGAATATTCCCCGCAGGAAATAAGCGCGATGGTGTTGGGCAAGCTCAAGGCGGATGCTGAGGCGTATCTGGGCGAACCTGTCACACAGGCGGTCATCACCGTCCCTGCATACTTCAACGATAGCCAACGTCAAGCCACCAAAGATGCAGGCAAGATCGCAGGCTTGGAAGTCCTGCGCATCATCAACGAGCCGACAGCATCCGCCCTTGCGTATGGACTCGATAAAAAGAAAAATGAAACGATTCTCGTCTTCGACCTCGGCGGCGGCACGTTCGACGTCTCGATCCTTGAAGTAGGCGAAGGTGTGATCGAAGTTAAAGCCACCAACGGTGACACTCATCTAGGCGGCGACGACTGGGACCAGCGTATCACCAACTGGGCGGCGGATGAATTCAAGAAGGATCAGGGCATCGACCTGCGTAACGACCGCCAGGCGTTACAGCGTTTGCGCGAAGCGGCGGAAAAGGCAAAGATCGAACTCTCGACCGTGATGGAAACGGAGATCAACCTGCCGTACATCACCGCCGATGCCACCGGACCGAAGCACCTGCAGTTGAAACTATCCCGATCCAAGTTCGAGCAAATGACGGAAGACCTGCTTCAGCGCTGCCGCCATCCGTTCGAAGCAGCGTTGAAAGACGCCGGATTGTCTCCCGATAAACTCGATGAGGTGGTCTTGGTCGGCGGCTCGACCCGCATGCCGATGGTCGCGGACCTTGTCCGTAAGTTAACTCAAAAAGATCCGAATAAAGGCGTCAATCCTGATGAAGTCGTTGCAGTAGGGGCGGCAATTCAAGGCGGTGTGTTAGGCGGCGAGGTAAAAGACATCCTCCTGCTGGATGTGACTCCGCTCTCGCTCGGCGTCGAAACAATGGGCAGCGTGATGACGGTGATGATCGAACGCAACACGACCATCCCGGTCCGCAAGACCGAAGTGTATTCCACCGCCGCGGATAATCAAACTGCTGTAGACATCCACGTGCTGCAGGGTGAACGTCCGATGGCGCAGGACAATATGAGCCTCGGACGCTTCCGCCTCGACGGAATCCCACCGGCACCGCGCGGTGTTCCGCAGATCGAAGTGACATTTGACATCGACGCGAACGGAATCCTGCATGTGACCGCGAAAGATAAAGCCACAGGCAAGGAACAAAAGGTGACCATCACCGCTTCGACCAACCTGAACAAGAACGACATCGACCGCATGGTTCAGGAGGCACGCCAAAACGAAGCCGCCGATAAGAAGCGCCGGGAAGTGATCCAGGTCAAGAACGATGCGGACAATCTCACGTATCAGATCGAGAAAGCGTTGCGCGAACTTGGCGACAAGGTCCCATCCGCTGAGAAGGCTTCCATCGAGACCAAGGTCAACGAGTTGAAGCAAGCCGCGCAAGGCGAGGATGTGGAGCGCATCAAGAAATTGACCGAGGACCTGCAGCACACCTTCCACGCTCTCAGCCAGCAGATGTACGCCCAGGGACAGGGCGGGCAGCCTCAACCCGAAGGCGGTCCATCTTCCCCGCATGACGGTAATGTGGTGGACGGTGAAGTGAAAGAGTAG
- a CDS encoding pyrroline-5-carboxylate reductase, which translates to MLKKKIAFIGPGVMAEAMIAGLLRKKLADARNIIVSGPREARGEELQKKYGMKFTMDNSTASHEADVVVLSVKPQRLTEVMKGLKGVRSDALALSIIAGATIKKISTGLKHKAVVRSMPNTPGQIGEGITVWTASKEVTEEQQEMTRAILGALGEEVFVEDESYLDMATALSGSGPSYVFLFTEALIDAGVHMGFPRRIAEQLVLQTIKGSASYYQGAARHPATLRNQVTSPGGTSAEALYYLEKAGFRTAISRAVWAAYQRSLELGKEKPGHIDTDEEK; encoded by the coding sequence ATGTTAAAAAAGAAAATCGCATTCATCGGTCCTGGTGTGATGGCAGAGGCAATGATCGCGGGCTTGCTTCGTAAAAAACTGGCGGACGCCAGGAATATCATTGTTTCCGGGCCGCGGGAGGCGCGCGGGGAAGAATTGCAAAAAAAATACGGGATGAAGTTCACCATGGATAACTCCACCGCCAGTCACGAAGCGGACGTGGTGGTTCTTTCCGTCAAACCGCAGCGGCTGACCGAAGTGATGAAGGGGCTCAAAGGTGTTCGAAGCGATGCGCTGGCCTTATCCATAATTGCGGGCGCGACGATCAAGAAGATCAGCACAGGCTTGAAGCACAAAGCCGTCGTCCGTTCGATGCCGAATACGCCCGGCCAGATCGGTGAGGGAATCACGGTCTGGACAGCATCAAAAGAAGTGACCGAGGAACAACAGGAAATGACCCGCGCCATTCTTGGCGCTTTGGGAGAAGAAGTTTTCGTTGAGGATGAAAGCTATCTCGACATGGCGACCGCGCTCTCCGGTTCGGGTCCCTCTTATGTCTTTCTTTTTACCGAAGCACTGATCGATGCTGGAGTCCACATGGGTTTTCCGCGCCGCATTGCGGAACAACTTGTACTGCAAACCATCAAAGGCTCGGCGTCGTATTATCAAGGCGCGGCGAGACATCCTGCCACGCTGCGGAATCAGGTCACTTCGCCGGGCGGAACATCTGCAGAGGCGTTGTATTATTTGGAAAAGGCTGGCTTCCGCACGGCGATTTCACGCGCGGTGTGGGCGGCGTATCAGAGGTCATTGGAGTTGGGCAAGGAGAAGCCCGGTCATATCGATACTGACGAAGAGAAGTAA